A genomic window from Brassica oleracea var. oleracea cultivar TO1000 chromosome C8, BOL, whole genome shotgun sequence includes:
- the LOC106308638 gene encoding uncharacterized protein LOC106308638 — translation MIHEFNLALLAKQLWRLVQYPDSLVARVLKGRYYRIGSPLRSLSVSSPSYVWTSISAARELLLLGIRQKINSGYEVKVWEDPWIPTTPARHARPLAPVLNPNMRVSDLINQDTKECDVGLLPNYVHPEDIPLIRSMAISSAHRRYTFCWSYTKSGIYTVKYGYWVASNLMQPEEEKEILEPSITKLHAFAWKIKAPQKIRHLIWQLITGHVAVTKNLTRRNMRCDNYCPRCGEPEESVTHAIFDFPPALQVWALSSMPTNTTSFQVSSVYANMDYLFWRKDNIVHPDSDRDPYPWIIWYIWKARNDKLFRGIDRDPLELVRYAESECQAWFNANEMVPSPQQEHSSYQPQVLSLGRICIIDGSWTSTSQFSGCGWAWMDSLGEVQLMGARNYIRRESPLHSELEALRWAMESMLQYSTCQRFGTDCKDLIPMIKEPRAWPCFATELERIETL, via the coding sequence ATGATCCATGAGTTCAACCTAGCTTTATTAGCAAAACAACTATGGAGGTTAGTCCAATATCCGGATTCGCTGGTGGCTAGAGTATTGAAGGGAAGATACTACAGGATTGGCTCGCCTTTGCGTTCTCTTTCTGTAAGTAGTCCTTCGTATGTGTGGACCAGTATCTCAGCAGCTAGAGAACTGTTGCTTTTGGGTATCAGACAGAAGATAAACTCAGGATATGAGGTTAAGGTCTGGGAGGATCCCTGGATCCCTACGACACCAGCCAGACATGCTCGTCCCTTAGCACCAGTTCTTAACCCAAACATGAGAGTCAGCGATCTTATAAATCAGGATACAAAGGAATGTGATGTTGGCTTACTGCCAAATTATGTGCACCCTGAAGACATACCTCTCATAAGGAGTATGGCCATAAGCTCGGCTCATCGCCGCTACACATTCTGTTGGAGCTACACGAAGAGTGGTATCTACACTGTTAAATATGGATATTGGGTAGCTAGCAATTTGATGCAACCTGAGGAAGAGAAAGAGATACTAGAACCCAGTATAACAAAGCTCCATGCCTTTGCTTGGAAGATAAAAGCTCCACAAAAAATCCGACATCTCATATGGCAATTGATAACAGGACATGTGGCAGTGACGAAAAACTTGACAAGGCGAAACATGAGATGCGACAATTACTGCCCAAGATGTGGAGAACCAGAAGAATCTGTCACTCATGCGATCTTTGATTTCCCACCGGCCTTACAAGTTTGGGCTTTATCCTCGATGCCAACGAATACAACTAGCTTTCAAGTATCAAGTGTCTATGCTAATATGGACTATCTCTTCTGGAGAAAGGACAACATTGTTCATCCAGATTCAGATAGGGATCCTTATCCCTGGATAATCTGGTATATTTGGAAAGCCAGGAATGATAAACTTTTTAGGGGAATTGATCGAGATCCTTTGGAGCTAGTTCGATACGCAGAGAGTGAGTGCCAAGCCTGGTTCAATGCAAATGAGATGGTGCCATCACCTCAACAAGAACATAGTAGTTATCAACCTCAAGTCTTAAGCTTGGGTAGAATATGTATTATTGATGGCTCTTGGACATCTACATCACAGTTCAGCGGGTGTGGATGGGCTTGGATGGATAGCTTGGGGGAGGTTCAACTTATGGGTGCACGAAATTACATTCGACGGGAGTCTCCTCTGCATTCAGAACTAGAAGCACTAAGATGGGCGATGGAGAGCATGCTACAATACTCGACATGCCAAAGGTTTGGAACGGACTGCAAGGATTTGATTCCCATGATTAAGGAGCCACGAGCTTGGCCATGTTTTGCGACAGAATTGGAGAGGATAGAAACTCTGTAG
- the LOC106308639 gene encoding uncharacterized protein LOC106308639, with translation MSVSTWPDISHLSMSTPKLVNVLRQMGQQVKWPQKMKAPDSFRNPGLWCDFHRDHGHKTENCIALRIEVNELIQKGHLREFLSEKAKNHLNKEVPAKSAGAIPASPPRQDRVIHVISGGLEISGVSHAAAKKSTRNAKHGLETTKPKRLLLGTDEISFTAKEQEKILAPHHDALVISLTVANCLVKRILVDNGSSNDIIFQTAYQDLGLEESALTRKITPLI, from the coding sequence ATGTCGGTATCCACTTGGCCCGACATCTCCCATCTCTCGATGTCCACACCGAAGCTAGTCAACGTCTTGAGGCAGATGGGCCAACAGGTCAAGTGGCCTCAAAAGATGAAGGCACCTGACTCGTTCCGGAACCCTGGCCTCTGGTGCGACTTCCATCGCGACCATGGTCACAAAACTGAAAACTGCATCGCTCTAAGGATCGAGGTCAATGAACTAATCCAAAAGGGGCATCTCCGGGAATTCCTCTCAGAAAAAGCCAAGAACCATCTAAATAAAGAGGTGCCGGCGAAATCCGCTGGAGCTATACCCGCCTCACCACCTCGCCAAGACCGAGTGATCCATGTCATATCCGGAGGTTTAGAGATAAGCGGCGTGAGTCATGCAGCTGCCAAGAAAAGCACCCGCAACGCCAAGCACGGCCTAGAGACGACCAAACCAAAGCGCTTGCTCCTAGGTACCGACGAAATAAGCTTCACGGCTAAGGAGCAGGAGAAGATCTTGGCTCCCCACCACGATGCCCTGGTCATCTCGCTCACCGTAGCAAACTGCTTGGTAAAAAGAATACTAGTGGACAATGGTAGCTCCAACGACATCATCTTCCAGACTGCTTACCAGGACCTAGGGCTGGAGGAGAGCGCCCTGACGCGCAAAATAACTCCACTCATCTGA
- the LOC106308640 gene encoding uncharacterized protein LOC106308640 — MRSFMKGLISGKIIGDGEVTLISKECSAVQCFRTSRSRSWVIKENLFSRVNLMTYSMAKRLGFTDFKPTRMSLVFADRSVKSPVGILEDLHVRVGNTYVPTDFLVLEVDEEPIDPLILGRPFLCTAGAIIDVRQGRIDLHLGDIAMKFKMNKLLKKPMLDTQTYTVEDEDQALFPQEGMIEEILTDDRLELALIRSETEHNVMSVDAESVGRIFRMHSASHQIIPDLRKMNSDLPSLPASLVGGRVRPRRLFAYPFSSPATSHGEVPEADNEVILMAPLKQRCSYVLDDGPCSEIQEEDLMAIRRKYAIHSSV, encoded by the exons ATGCGCAGCTTTATGAAGGGGTTGATCTCGGGGAAGATAATAGGAGATGGTGAGGTCACGCTAATTTCGAAGGAGTGCAGTGCAGTGCAGTGCTTCAGAACAAGCCGATCAAGAAGTTGGGTGATCAAGGAAAATTTGTTCTCTCG TGTCAACCTCATGACTTACTCCATGGCAAAGCGACTTGGATTCACAGACTTTAAACCTACTAGAATGTCCCTGGTGTTCGCGGACAGGTCAGTCAAGTCACCGGTGGGTATTCTGGAAGATCTCCATGTCCGAGTAGGCAACACCTATGTTCCGACAGATTTTTTGGTTCTAGAGGTTGACGAAGAACCAATAGATCCCCTCATCCTGGGTCGTCCTTTCTTGTGCACAGCTGGTGCAATTATTGATGTTCGACAAGGAAGGATTGATCTTCACCTGGGAGACATTGCAATGAAGTTCAAAATGAACAAATTGCTGAAGAAACCGATGCTAGACACGCAGACCTACACAGTTGAGGATGAAGATCAAGCACTATTCCCTCAAGAGGGAATGATTGAGGAAATCTTGACCGATGATCGACTCGAATTAGCCCTAATCCGATCTGAGACCGAGCACAACGTCATGAGCGTGGACGCT GAAAGCGTTGGGCGTATATTTAGGATGCACAGCGCTTCTCACCAGATCATCCCTGATTTGAGAAAGATGAATTCTGATTTACCCTCTCTTCCGGCCTCGCTCGTAGGTGGTCGCGTAAGGCCTCGTCGCTTATTTGCTTACCCCTTTTCCTCACCTGCTACTTCTCACGGAGAGGTCCCCGAGGCTGATAATGAGGTGATCCTGATGGCACCCTTGAAGCAACGTTGCTCTTATGTTCTTGATGACGGCCCATGCTCTGAGATCCAGGAGGAGGATCTGATGGCTATCCGGAGGAAATATGCGATTCATTCTTCGGTATAG
- the LOC106308641 gene encoding uncharacterized protein LOC106308641, with translation MFNGLAAEIPLDHIENFERVCNFSRANGVPPDYVKCTLFPFSLDVKASRWLVSLPTGTLTTWEQVRAAFLSHFYTKTKTTALRHKISNFKQTTDEPFYDAWERYKQYQRECPHHGFEDDYILEVFYDGVSYEFRNALDSSRNGDFMTQTTPGTFALIENMESSSLNKNKENDRSKSMNSIDDLAAKVDQLIKGNQSQVFIMEETGSENSVLEAAPDAENTVDDQQEVSYVTGQGWQYKILHPNPNVRNNPHLFNYPKPGNPVDHAQNSQGQHNGYQKGYQGRTYVLSQAHHNQFQNQKQQTAQQAAPAPMAAPTDEMKGLATMMQQLLQGQQIQGKALNQVTADINSRMNHMFNDLSTKYDNVASHMRQMDIQIAQTAESVKRQHGTLPGKTDKNPKVCNAVALQSGRTLLDATPKKLSAAEKGKQKEGENPQSETAPPPDEDTDQPAETDLAPAATPVESVPLREYTPRVPYPVPAKKSKKDREEMKCKKMIEDLTLKLPLIDVI, from the coding sequence ATGTTCAATGGTCTCGCGGCTGAAATCCCTTTGGACCATATTGAGAACTTTGAGAGAGTTTGCAACTTCTCTCGTGCGAATGGAGTGCCACCAGACTACGTCAAATGCACATTGTTCCCATTCTCCTTGGACGTGAAAGCATCTCGCTGGTTAGTCTCTCTCCCGACTGGTACACTTACTACATGGGAACAAGTCAGAGCAGCGTTCTTAAGCCACTTCTACACAAAGACGAAAACCACAGCTCTGAGGCATAAAATCTCCAATTTTAAGCAAACGACCGATGAGCCTTTCTATGATGCTTGGGAGCGTTACAAGCAGTACCAAAGGGAATGCCCTCACCATGGGTTTGAGGATGACTACATACTGGAAGTATTCTATGATGGAGTGAGCTATGAGTTTCGTAATGCTCTTGATTCCTCAAGAAATGGAGATTTCATGACCCAAACAACACCAGGCACATTTGCACTGATCGAAAACATGGAGTCGAGTTCACTCAACAAGAACAAGGAGAATGATCGCTCCAAGAGCATGAACAGCATTGACGATCTGGCGGCAAAGGTTGACCAGCTGATAAAAGGCAATCAGAGCCAAGTGTTCATCATGGAAGAAACTGGTTCAGAGAACAGTGTTTTAGAAGCTGCACCCGATGCGGAGAACACTGTAGACGATCAACAAGAAGTGAGCTACGTGACTGGTCAAGGCTGGCAGTACAAGATCTTACATCCAAACCCTAACGTGAGGAACAACCCTCATCTTTTTAATTACCCTAAGCCGGGCAACCCAGTTGATCATGCACAGAACAGTCAAGGACAGCACAACGGGTATCAGAAGGGGTACCAAGGAAGAACTTACGTTCTGAGCCAGGCGCATCACAACCAGTTCCAGAACCAAAAGCAGCAGACTGCTCAACAAGCCGCTCCTGCACCTATGGCTGCTCCGACAGACGAGATGAAGGGTCTAGCGACAATGATGCAGCAGTTGCTCCAAGGTCAACAAATTCAAGGGAAAGCGTTGAACCAGGTTACCGCAGATATCAACTCCAGGATGAACCACATGTTCAATGACCTGAGTACTAAATATGACAATGTCGCTAGCCACATGCGGCAGATGGATATTCAGATCGCACAAACAGCCGAGAGCGTTAAGAGGCAGCACGGAACTCTCCCTGGAAAGACTGATAAAAACCCTAAAGTGTGCAATGCGGTCGCACTACAGAGTGGAAGAACACTACTGGATGCGACACCTAAGAAGCTGTCGGCGGCAGAGAAAGGAAAGCAAAAAGAGGGTGAGAACCCACAGTCCGAAACTGCTCCGCCGCCTGACGAGGACACGGACCAGCCTGCTGAGACTGATCTGGCGCCTGCAGCCACACCTGTCGAGTCTGTTCCTCTGCGAGAATACACCCCTAGGGTTCCATATCCTGTTCCCGCAAAGAAGTCTAAAAAGGATCGCGAGGAGATGAAGTGTAAGAAGATGATAGAGGATCTAACCCTCAAGCTACCCCTAATCGATGTGATTTAG